The Vulpes vulpes isolate BD-2025 chromosome 8, VulVul3, whole genome shotgun sequence genome has a window encoding:
- the SLC66A3 gene encoding solute carrier family 66 member 3, which yields MREPLLLFCNWSTLGVCAALKLPQISAVLAARSSRGISLPSLLLELAGFLVFLRYLCYYEYPLLTYLEYPILIAQDVLLLLCVFHFNGNVKGAAPYLALCVASWFVLSLQKWIIDLAMNLSTFISTASKFAQLQCLWRTQDSGAVSALTWSLASYTCAARIITTLMTTSDLTVLLRFVIMLALNLWVTATVLRYRTTVGKAE from the exons ATGCGGGAGCCGCTGCTGCTGTTCTGCAACTGGAGCACCCTGGGCGTGTGCGCGGCGCTCAAGCTGCCGCAGATCTCCGCGGTGCTGGCGGCGCGCAGCTCGCGGGGCATCAGCCTCCCGAGCCTACTTCTGGAGCTGGCGGG cttcCTGGTGTTTCTCCGGTACCTGTGTTACTATGAGTACCCGCTGCTCACCTACCTGGAGTACCCCATTCTCATCGCACAAG ACGTCCTCCTTCTGCTCTGTGTCTTCCACTTCAACGGGAACGTGAAAGGGGCAGCGCCCTACCTCGCCCT ATGTGTGGCCTCGTGGTTCGTCCTTTCCCTGCAGAAGTGGATCATAGACCTGGCCATG AATCTGAGTACTTTCATCAGCACGGCCAGCAAGTTCGCTCAGCTCCAGTGCCTGTGGAGGACCCAGGACTCGGGAGCCGTGAGCGCCCTGACCTGGAGCCTCGCGTCATACACCTGTGCGG CAAGAATAATCACCACCTTAATGACCACCAGTGATCTAACAG TTCTTCTGCGATTTGTGATCATGCTTGCTTTGAATCTGTGGGTAACCGCCACGGTACTTCGCTACAGGACGACGGTGGGAAAGGCTGAGTGA